A stretch of the Ensifer sp. PDNC004 genome encodes the following:
- a CDS encoding alanine racemase, producing the protein MFLDVLRRRNPAFIEAAMALHQQGKLPANAYVLDLDTVEANAAIMSNEARRLGLKIFAMTKQVGRSSSFCDAVKRGGIDRSVAVDMACARATHRAGLKVGHLGHLQQVARHEAAAAAKTFRPDYWTVFNAEKAAEAAAGAHAAGYRQDLLARIRAEGDTFYRGHEGGFDASDVAAVADRLDGLAGGRFAGITTFPALLFDHESRKVKPTHNLATLSKAAEALAKAGRTGIEVNAPGTTSSVMLPALAEAGATQCEPGNGLHGTTALHVMEDLPELPAVLYLTEVSHLSGGKAYCFGGGFYIDPIFPDYDVKAIVSTEPTTVASALRSVEVPPPSAIDYYAMIDASGPTAPKPGDTAVFGFRGQAFVTRAYVVGVSGISKGAPKVETIENGFGETAAWPV; encoded by the coding sequence ATGTTTCTCGACGTTTTGCGCCGCCGCAACCCGGCATTCATCGAAGCGGCGATGGCCCTGCACCAGCAGGGCAAGCTCCCGGCAAACGCCTATGTACTCGACCTCGACACGGTCGAGGCCAATGCGGCGATCATGAGCAACGAAGCCCGTCGCCTCGGCCTGAAGATCTTTGCCATGACCAAGCAGGTTGGTCGCTCCAGTTCCTTCTGCGACGCGGTCAAGCGTGGTGGCATCGACCGTTCGGTTGCTGTCGACATGGCCTGCGCCCGCGCCACCCACAGGGCAGGCTTGAAGGTCGGCCATCTCGGCCACCTGCAGCAGGTCGCGCGCCATGAGGCGGCTGCCGCGGCGAAGACTTTCCGGCCCGATTACTGGACGGTCTTCAACGCCGAGAAGGCTGCAGAAGCGGCAGCCGGCGCACATGCCGCCGGCTATCGGCAGGATCTGCTCGCCCGCATCAGGGCGGAAGGCGACACCTTCTACCGCGGCCATGAAGGCGGGTTCGATGCCAGCGACGTTGCTGCGGTTGCCGATCGCCTGGACGGTCTCGCCGGTGGCCGTTTTGCCGGCATCACCACCTTTCCGGCGCTGCTCTTCGATCATGAAAGCCGCAAGGTGAAGCCGACGCACAACCTGGCAACACTCTCGAAAGCGGCCGAGGCGCTGGCCAAGGCCGGGCGCACAGGGATAGAGGTGAATGCACCGGGCACGACCTCCAGCGTCATGCTGCCGGCCCTTGCCGAAGCGGGTGCGACGCAATGCGAGCCGGGCAACGGCCTGCATGGCACCACGGCGCTGCACGTGATGGAAGACCTGCCGGAACTGCCGGCGGTGCTCTATCTCACCGAGGTCTCCCATCTCTCGGGCGGCAAGGCCTATTGCTTCGGCGGCGGTTTCTACATCGACCCGATCTTCCCGGATTACGACGTCAAGGCGATCGTATCGACTGAGCCGACTACGGTTGCATCGGCGCTTCGAAGCGTCGAAGTGCCACCGCCCTCGGCGATCGACTATTATGCGATGATCGACGCCAGTGGACCGACTGCGCCCAAGCCCGGCGATACGGCGGTGTTCGGCTTCCGCGGCCAGGCCTTTGTCACGCGCGCCTATGTCGTCGGCGTGTCGGGCATCTCCAAGGGCGCGCCGAAGGTGGAAACGATCGAAAACGGTTTCGGCGAAACCGCAGCCTGGCCGGTATGA
- a CDS encoding ATP-binding cassette domain-containing protein: protein MNANVSAAAEPVLKLKDIRKTFGGVTAIENFSLEVRPGEIVALVGDNGAGKSTLIKIISGVYTPTSGTITIENQTVAMSNATMARAHGIEVVYQDLALADQQTVYMNMFLGREPVNRFGLLDRRRMISETETLVKELDVRIPSAHATIRDLSGGQRQGVAIARATHWASKLILLDEPTAALGVAETAKVEEIVESLKSRNIGVLIISHSLDQVFKLSDRICVLRRGKQIGIRETAKTDKNEIIAMITGLQQH from the coding sequence ATGAACGCGAACGTTAGTGCTGCAGCAGAGCCGGTCCTGAAGCTGAAGGACATCCGCAAGACTTTCGGCGGCGTCACCGCGATCGAGAATTTCTCGCTGGAGGTCCGTCCGGGCGAGATCGTCGCGCTCGTCGGGGACAACGGCGCCGGCAAGTCGACGCTGATCAAGATCATCTCCGGCGTCTACACGCCGACCTCGGGAACGATCACCATCGAGAACCAGACGGTGGCGATGTCGAACGCCACGATGGCGCGCGCCCATGGCATCGAGGTCGTCTATCAGGATCTGGCACTTGCCGACCAGCAGACGGTCTACATGAACATGTTTCTCGGCCGCGAGCCGGTAAACCGTTTCGGCCTGCTCGACCGTCGCCGGATGATTTCCGAGACGGAGACGCTGGTGAAGGAGCTGGATGTCCGCATCCCCTCGGCCCATGCGACCATCCGCGACCTCTCGGGCGGGCAGCGCCAGGGCGTCGCCATTGCCCGCGCCACCCATTGGGCGAGCAAGCTTATTCTTCTCGACGAACCGACGGCAGCGCTCGGTGTCGCCGAAACAGCAAAGGTCGAGGAGATCGTGGAATCGCTGAAAAGCCGCAACATCGGCGTGCTGATCATCAGCCACAGCCTCGATCAGGTCTTCAAGCTGTCGGATCGCATCTGCGTCCTGCGTCGCGGCAAGCAGATCGGCATTCGCGAGACGGCGAAGACCGACAAGAACGAGATCATCGCGATGATCACCGGGCTTCAGCAACACTGA
- a CDS encoding cytochrome C oxidase subunit IV family protein has translation MTETTVHTHAAPATKAESHVQTHQQHPIGLYLVVWLLLFMLSTFSYLVDYVGLQGYLRWSLILIFMVLKAGLIVAIFMHMAWERLALIYAILLPPLLVLVFVALMVSESHYVLFTRLTFFGAAP, from the coding sequence ATGACAGAAACGACTGTTCACACCCACGCGGCACCGGCAACAAAGGCGGAAAGCCACGTCCAAACGCACCAGCAGCACCCGATCGGGCTCTATCTGGTCGTCTGGTTGCTGCTCTTCATGCTCAGCACCTTTTCCTACCTCGTCGATTACGTCGGGCTGCAGGGCTATCTCAGGTGGTCGCTGATCCTGATCTTCATGGTGCTGAAGGCGGGGCTGATCGTGGCGATCTTCATGCACATGGCCTGGGAGCGGCTAGCGCTGATCTACGCCATCCTGCTGCCGCCGCTTTTGGTGCTGGTCTTCGTGGCGCTGATGGTGTCGGAATCGCACTACGTGCTCTTCACTCGCCTCACCTTCTTCGGCGCGGCGCCGTGA
- a CDS encoding heme-copper oxidase subunit III family protein has translation MSAETHSPVREPLHRPAGLAGFAADWASDQRTFKNVSWGKAMMWIFLLSDTFVFGCFLIAYMSARMSTAVPWPNPSEVFALHIGGSDVPLILIAIMTFVLITSSGTMAMAVNFGYRRDRKKTALLMLLTALFGATFVGMQAFEWTKLITEGVRPWGNPWGAAQFGSTFFMITGFHGTHVTIGVIFLLIIARKVWRGDFETERRGFFTSRKGHYEIVEITGLYWHFVDLVWVFIFAFFYLW, from the coding sequence ATGTCCGCCGAGACACATTCGCCTGTCCGAGAGCCGCTCCACCGCCCGGCGGGACTTGCCGGCTTTGCCGCAGACTGGGCGTCGGACCAGCGGACGTTCAAGAACGTCTCCTGGGGCAAGGCGATGATGTGGATCTTCCTCTTGAGCGACACCTTCGTCTTCGGCTGTTTCCTCATCGCCTACATGTCGGCGCGCATGTCGACGGCCGTGCCCTGGCCCAATCCGAGCGAGGTCTTCGCGCTGCACATCGGCGGCTCGGACGTGCCGCTGATCCTGATTGCCATCATGACCTTTGTGCTGATCACCTCGAGCGGCACAATGGCCATGGCCGTCAATTTCGGCTACCGGCGCGATCGCAAGAAGACCGCACTTCTCATGCTACTGACCGCCCTTTTCGGCGCCACCTTCGTCGGGATGCAGGCATTCGAGTGGACGAAGCTGATCACCGAGGGTGTGCGCCCGTGGGGCAACCCTTGGGGTGCTGCCCAATTCGGCTCGACCTTTTTCATGATCACCGGGTTCCACGGCACCCACGTCACGATCGGCGTCATTTTCCTCTTGATCATCGCCCGCAAGGTCTGGCGCGGCGATTTCGAAACCGAACGGCGCGGATTCTTCACGAGCCGCAAGGGACACTACGAGATCGTCGAGATCACCGGCCTCTACTGGCACTTCGTCGACCTCGTCTGGGTCTTCATCTTCGCGTTCTTCTATCTTTGGTGA
- a CDS encoding cytochrome c oxidase subunit 3, with amino-acid sequence MNVTLVFLAVVFAITAWWLSRQRLFSKPWLEVGHAHDPRPLGRPSIPPAKIGLGVFLAVVAALFSLFISAYFMRMASTDWWSTPMPKILWLNTAILALGSLLLHAARVTAEQHRDEASRTAMIAALAAGLAFLAGQVFAWRELTDAGFLLADNPANSFFYMISGMHGLHILGGLFALTRVIVKTRAGPMGEKAVLSITLCATYWHFMLAVWLVLYALFSGWANDFVELCRSLLT; translated from the coding sequence ATGAACGTCACCCTCGTCTTCCTGGCGGTGGTCTTCGCGATCACCGCCTGGTGGCTCAGCCGGCAGCGGCTGTTCTCGAAACCCTGGCTGGAGGTCGGCCACGCCCACGATCCGCGCCCACTCGGCAGGCCTTCGATCCCGCCAGCAAAAATCGGTCTCGGCGTCTTCCTTGCCGTCGTCGCAGCGCTCTTCTCCCTCTTCATCAGCGCCTACTTCATGCGCATGGCCTCCACCGACTGGTGGTCGACGCCGATGCCGAAGATCCTGTGGCTGAACACCGCCATCCTCGCACTCGGCAGCCTGCTTCTGCATGCGGCCCGCGTCACTGCCGAACAGCATCGTGACGAGGCGAGCCGCACGGCGATGATCGCAGCGCTTGCCGCCGGTCTCGCCTTCCTCGCCGGCCAGGTCTTCGCCTGGCGCGAACTTACGGACGCCGGCTTCCTGCTCGCCGACAATCCGGCCAACAGCTTCTTCTACATGATCTCGGGCATGCATGGCCTGCACATTCTCGGCGGCCTGTTCGCCCTGACCCGGGTCATCGTCAAGACGCGCGCCGGCCCGATGGGCGAAAAGGCCGTGCTGTCGATCACGCTCTGCGCCACCTACTGGCATTTCATGCTGGCCGTATGGCTGGTGCTCTACGCGCTCTTTTCCGGCTGGGCCAACGACTTCGTCGAGCTCTGCCGATCCCTCTTGACCTGA
- the ctaD gene encoding cytochrome c oxidase subunit I: MVDIRSGTGEPIGPAEVEDVELYHPHSWWTRYVFSQDAKIIAVQYASTAIAIGMVALVLSWLMRLQLGFPGAFAFIDAERYYQFITMHGMIMVIYLLTALFLGGFGNYLIPLMLGARDMVFPYANMLSYWLYLLAVLVLVASFFAPGGPTGAGWTLYPPQAVLSGTPGGKDWGIILMLSSLILFVIGFTMGGLNYVVTVLQGRTRGMTLMRMPLTVWGIFTATVMALLAFPALFVACVMMLFDRVLGTSFFMPAIVEMGEQLQHGGGSPIMFQHLFWFFGHPEVYIVALPAFGIVSDLISTHARKNIFGYRMMVWAIVIIGALSFIVWAHHMYVSGMNPYFGFFFATTTLIIAVPTAIKVYNWVLTLWRGDIHLTLPMLFALAFIVTFVNGGLTGLFLGNVVVDVPLSDTMFVVAHFHMVMGVAPIMVIFGAIYHWYPKITGRMLNQAMGQIHFWVTFVGAYLIFFPMHYLGLIGVPRRYYEMGETAFVPASAHTLNEFITIMALIVGAAQIVFLFNLIWSIRHGREAGGNPWRATTLEWQTPETPPRHGNWGKELPVVYRWPYDYSVPGAAEDFIPQTEPGPVGHAPEGAS, encoded by the coding sequence ATGGTCGATATCCGGTCAGGCACGGGCGAACCGATTGGCCCCGCGGAAGTGGAGGACGTGGAGCTCTATCATCCCCATAGCTGGTGGACGCGCTACGTCTTCAGCCAGGATGCCAAGATCATCGCCGTGCAATATGCCTCCACCGCCATCGCCATCGGCATGGTCGCCCTGGTGCTCTCCTGGCTGATGCGACTGCAGCTCGGCTTTCCCGGCGCCTTCGCCTTCATCGATGCCGAGCGCTACTACCAGTTCATCACCATGCACGGCATGATCATGGTGATCTATCTGCTCACTGCGCTGTTTCTCGGCGGCTTCGGCAACTACTTGATCCCGCTGATGCTCGGCGCGCGCGACATGGTCTTTCCCTATGCCAACATGCTGAGCTACTGGCTCTATCTGCTCGCCGTCCTCGTGCTCGTCGCCAGCTTCTTTGCGCCGGGCGGGCCGACCGGCGCCGGCTGGACGCTCTATCCGCCCCAGGCGGTTCTGTCCGGAACGCCCGGCGGCAAGGACTGGGGCATCATATTGATGCTGTCCTCGCTCATCCTCTTCGTCATTGGCTTCACCATGGGCGGGCTCAACTACGTGGTCACCGTGCTCCAGGGGCGCACGCGCGGCATGACGCTGATGCGCATGCCGCTCACCGTCTGGGGCATCTTCACCGCGACGGTGATGGCGCTGCTCGCCTTCCCCGCCCTCTTCGTCGCCTGCGTCATGATGCTGTTCGACCGGGTGCTCGGCACCAGCTTCTTCATGCCGGCGATCGTCGAGATGGGCGAACAGCTGCAGCATGGCGGCGGCAGTCCGATCATGTTCCAGCACCTCTTCTGGTTCTTTGGCCATCCGGAGGTCTACATCGTGGCGCTTCCCGCCTTCGGCATCGTCTCCGATCTCATCAGCACCCACGCCCGCAAGAACATCTTCGGCTACCGCATGATGGTCTGGGCGATCGTGATCATCGGCGCGCTCTCCTTCATCGTCTGGGCGCACCACATGTATGTCAGCGGCATGAACCCCTATTTCGGCTTCTTCTTCGCAACGACCACGCTGATCATTGCCGTGCCAACGGCGATCAAGGTCTACAATTGGGTCCTGACGCTCTGGCGTGGCGACATACACCTGACGTTGCCAATGCTCTTTGCGCTCGCCTTCATCGTCACCTTCGTCAATGGCGGGCTGACCGGTCTGTTCCTCGGCAACGTCGTCGTCGACGTGCCGCTCTCCGACACGATGTTCGTCGTCGCCCACTTCCACATGGTCATGGGTGTCGCGCCGATCATGGTGATCTTCGGGGCGATCTATCACTGGTATCCGAAGATCACCGGCCGCATGCTCAATCAGGCCATGGGGCAGATCCATTTCTGGGTCACCTTCGTCGGCGCCTATCTGATCTTCTTCCCGATGCACTATCTCGGGCTGATCGGTGTTCCGCGCCGCTATTACGAGATGGGCGAGACTGCCTTCGTGCCGGCGTCCGCCCACACGCTCAACGAGTTCATCACCATCATGGCGCTGATCGTCGGTGCCGCCCAGATCGTCTTCCTCTTCAACCTCATCTGGAGCATCCGCCATGGCCGCGAGGCCGGCGGCAATCCCTGGCGGGCAACGACGCTCGAATGGCAGACGCCGGAAACGCCGCCGCGCCACGGTAACTGGGGCAAGGAGCTGCCGGTCGTCTACCGTTGGCCCTATGACTACAGCGTGCCGGGAGCCGCGGAAGATTTCATTCCGCAAACTGAGCCGGGTCCGGTAGGCCACGCGCCGGAGGGTGCCTCATGA
- a CDS encoding cytochrome c oxidase subunit II has protein sequence MAVVVILVLLAVGSVLFHLLSPWWWTPIASNWSYIDNTLIITFWITGVVFVAVVLFMAYCVLRFRHRPGNRAAYEPENRKLEGWLAGGTTLGVAAMLTPGLFVWHQFVTVPDGAAQVEVVGQQWLWSFRLPGADGKLGTSETRDITPENSLGLNRNDPAALDDVVIEGGELHLEVGKPVKMLLRSVDVLHDFYVPEFRAKMDMVPGMVTYFWLTPTRTGTFEVLCAELCGVGHPQMRGTVVVDSAEDYQAWLSQQQTFSQLQAQARVQTKETAQALNAAPAQ, from the coding sequence ATGGCCGTGGTCGTTATTCTGGTTTTACTGGCCGTCGGATCGGTATTGTTTCATCTGTTGAGCCCGTGGTGGTGGACACCGATCGCGTCCAACTGGAGTTACATCGACAATACGCTGATCATCACCTTCTGGATTACCGGCGTCGTCTTCGTCGCCGTGGTTCTTTTCATGGCCTATTGCGTGCTCCGCTTTCGCCATCGCCCGGGAAACCGGGCGGCCTATGAACCGGAAAACCGCAAGCTCGAAGGGTGGCTTGCCGGCGGCACGACGCTCGGCGTCGCCGCCATGCTCACGCCCGGCCTTTTCGTCTGGCACCAGTTCGTGACCGTTCCTGACGGAGCCGCCCAGGTTGAGGTCGTCGGCCAGCAGTGGCTGTGGAGCTTCCGGCTCCCCGGCGCCGACGGCAAGCTTGGGACCTCCGAGACCCGCGACATAACGCCGGAGAACTCGCTCGGCCTCAACCGCAACGATCCGGCAGCGCTTGACGACGTGGTCATCGAGGGCGGTGAATTGCATCTGGAAGTCGGTAAACCGGTCAAGATGCTGCTGCGCTCCGTGGATGTGCTGCATGATTTCTACGTGCCGGAGTTTCGCGCCAAGATGGACATGGTGCCCGGCATGGTCACCTATTTCTGGCTGACGCCCACCCGCACGGGCACGTTCGAGGTGCTCTGCGCCGAGCTTTGCGGCGTCGGTCACCCGCAGATGCGCGGCACCGTCGTCGTCGACAGTGCGGAGGACTATCAGGCCTGGCTTTCGCAGCAGCAAACCTTCTCGCAGCTGCAGGCACAAGCACGAGTGCAGACGAAGGAAACGGCGCAGGCATTAAATGCCGCCCCGGCGCAATAG
- a CDS encoding cytochrome c family protein, translated as MRILVVALAFSTTLLCPLAALAQEGDATAGATVFKKCAVCHIVDSDTNKVGPSLNHVLGRTAGTHPNFSYSTAMVDAGKGGLVWDETTLRDYLHNPKAKVKGTKMAFVGLKDDTDISNLLAYLKQYSQ; from the coding sequence ATGCGAATTCTTGTTGTTGCCCTTGCCTTTTCGACAACCTTGCTCTGTCCGCTCGCCGCCCTCGCGCAAGAGGGGGATGCCACGGCCGGAGCCACGGTCTTCAAAAAATGCGCCGTATGCCATATCGTCGACAGCGATACCAACAAGGTCGGACCCTCACTCAACCATGTCCTGGGGCGAACCGCCGGCACCCATCCCAACTTCAGCTACTCCACGGCTATGGTCGATGCCGGTAAGGGTGGCCTGGTCTGGGACGAGACGACGTTGCGCGACTATCTGCACAATCCCAAGGCCAAGGTGAAGGGCACGAAAATGGCCTTCGTCGGGCTGAAGGACGACACGGACATCTCCAATCTTCTCGCCTATCTCAAGCAGTATTCGCAGTAG